The Rhododendron vialii isolate Sample 1 chromosome 6a, ASM3025357v1 genome includes a window with the following:
- the LOC131328813 gene encoding uncharacterized protein LOC131328813 isoform X2, with the protein MAHVIRPLMHGPRWHRHSCSLSTLHDLLRSNSLLAAADIATRRLSSSAVPSSRRYLHFLSPALKRPNAAVPSDLRERSREESDSDAKKSRNEKKREAQRAVRWGMDLASFSTPQIKRILRVASLEPEVFEAIMLVKKLGRDVREGKRRQFNLIGRLLREAEPELMDDLIQATKDGDQRKFQALSGPETLVEEDDEVIEETEDEDEDEGAHSYVDRANRWFDGLINKDVDITKEIYSVQDVDFDRQELRRLVREVHNVQEKLVSSEKNDGGVDAALIGAKKSLTGFLRTLSKQLPILLDT; encoded by the exons ATGGCTCACGTAATTCGGCCTCTGATGCACGGCCCGCGATGGCACCGCCACTCCtgctctctctctactctccaCGATCTCCTCCGCTCGAACTCACTCCTCGCCGCCGCCGATATTGCCACCCGGCGCCTCTCGTCCTCCGCCGTCCCGTCCTCCCGCCGGTACCTCCATTTCCTTTCGCCAGCTCTCAAGCGACCAAACGCCGCCGTACCGTCCGATTTGCGCGAGAGAAGTAGGGAAGAATCGGATTCCGACGCGAAGAAGAGCCGGAATGAGAAGAAGCGCGAGGCTCAGCGCGCCGTCCGTTGGGGAATGGACCTCGCTTCCTTCTCCACTCCTCAAATCAAACGCATTCTCAG AGTGGCATCGCTTGAGCCAGAGGTGTTCGAAGCAATCATGCTAGTAAAG AAATTAGGTCGTGATGTCCGGGAAGGAAAGCGAAGGCAGTTCAATTTAATAG GTAGACTACTAAGGGAAGCAGAGCCTGAATTGATGGATGATCTGATTCAGGCTACAAAAGATGGTGACCAGCGTAAGtttcaggctttatctggccCAGAAACATTGGTTGAAGAGGATGATGAAGTAATAGAAGAAAcggaagatgaagatgaagatgag GGTGCTCATAGTTACGTTGACAGAGCAAACAGATGGTTTGATGGCCTGATAAATAAGGATGTTGACATTACAAAGGAAATCTATTCGGTTCAAGATGTTGATTTCGACCGTCAG GAACTGCGAAGACTTGTAAGGGAAGTGCATAACGTGCAAGAAAAACTAGTCTCGTCAGAGAAGAATGATGGAGGAGTAGATGCAGCCCTAATTGGTGCCAAAAAGTCTCTCACGGGTTTTCTTCGGACCCTTTCAAAGCAATTACCAA TATTGTTAGATACTTAG
- the LOC131328812 gene encoding thaumatin-like protein 1b isoform X3 translates to MAQFRLLFSLLSLTLPPLFISGVSSGTFTLLNNCDHPVWPGILSNAGISQLSTTGFVLQTGQSKSLNTPSHWGGRMWGRTHCAQNQSTGEFSCVTGDCGTGKIECAGNNALPPATLFEITLDGYGGLAFYDVSLVDGYNLPMLVVPQGGTGDNCTSTGCSADLNGLCPSELSVTDSEGDGVVACKSACEKFGSSEYCCSGAYATPNTCKPSSYSELFKRACPLAYSYAYDDKTSTFTCAGAADYLITFCPSPSTSGGSSSTFKAELFCTLDETF, encoded by the exons ATGGCTCAATTTCGCTTactattctctctcctctcccttaCACTCCCTCCCCTCTTCATTTCAG GAGTTTCATCAGGAACATTCACGCTACTAAACAACTGCGACCACCCTGTCTGGCCGGGCATTCTATCGAACGCCGGAATCTCGCAGCTCTCCACCACCGGTTTCGTCCTCCAAACAGGCCAGTCGAAGAGCTTAAACACCCCGTCCCACTGGGGCGGCCGTATGTGGGGCCGCACCCACTGCGCCCAAAACCAATCCACCGGTGAATTCTCCTGCGTCACCGGCGATTGCGGCACCGGAAAGATAGAATGCGCCGGGAACAACGCCCTGCCGCCCGCCACGCTGTTTGAGATCACCCTCGACGGCTACGGCGGGTTGGCCTTCTATGACGTCAGCTTGGTCGACGG GTACAACCTCCCGATGCTGGTGGTGCCGCAGGGTGGAACGGGGGACAACTGCACAAGCACGGGATGCTCGGCGGACTTGAACGGCCTGTGTCCGTCGGAGCTGAGCGTGACGGATTCCGAAGGTGACGGCGTCGTGGCATGCAAGAGCGCGTGCGAGAAGTTTGGGAGCTCGGAGTATTGCTGCAGCGGCGCGTACGCCACCCCGAACACCTGCAAGCCGTCGTCGTATTCGGAGTTGTTTAAGAGGGCGTGCCCGCTCGCGTACAGCTACGCGTATGATGACAAGACGAGCACTTTCACGTGTGCCGGTGCCGCCGACTATCTCATTACCTTCTGCCCTTCACCAAGCACCAG
- the LOC131328813 gene encoding uncharacterized protein LOC131328813 isoform X1 — MAHVIRPLMHGPRWHRHSCSLSTLHDLLRSNSLLAAADIATRRLSSSAVPSSRRYLHFLSPALKRPNAAVPSDLRERSREESDSDAKKSRNEKKREAQRAVRWGMDLASFSTPQIKRILRVASLEPEVFEAIMLVKKLGRDVREGKRRQFNLIGRLLREAEPELMDDLIQATKDGDQRKFQALSGPETLVEEDDEVIEETEDEDEDEGAHSYVDRANRWFDGLINKDVDITKEIYSVQDVDFDRQELRRLVREVHNVQEKLVSSEKNDGGVDAALIGAKKSLTGFLRTLSKQLPNCQTSLRAPRLLPEP, encoded by the exons ATGGCTCACGTAATTCGGCCTCTGATGCACGGCCCGCGATGGCACCGCCACTCCtgctctctctctactctccaCGATCTCCTCCGCTCGAACTCACTCCTCGCCGCCGCCGATATTGCCACCCGGCGCCTCTCGTCCTCCGCCGTCCCGTCCTCCCGCCGGTACCTCCATTTCCTTTCGCCAGCTCTCAAGCGACCAAACGCCGCCGTACCGTCCGATTTGCGCGAGAGAAGTAGGGAAGAATCGGATTCCGACGCGAAGAAGAGCCGGAATGAGAAGAAGCGCGAGGCTCAGCGCGCCGTCCGTTGGGGAATGGACCTCGCTTCCTTCTCCACTCCTCAAATCAAACGCATTCTCAG AGTGGCATCGCTTGAGCCAGAGGTGTTCGAAGCAATCATGCTAGTAAAG AAATTAGGTCGTGATGTCCGGGAAGGAAAGCGAAGGCAGTTCAATTTAATAG GTAGACTACTAAGGGAAGCAGAGCCTGAATTGATGGATGATCTGATTCAGGCTACAAAAGATGGTGACCAGCGTAAGtttcaggctttatctggccCAGAAACATTGGTTGAAGAGGATGATGAAGTAATAGAAGAAAcggaagatgaagatgaagatgag GGTGCTCATAGTTACGTTGACAGAGCAAACAGATGGTTTGATGGCCTGATAAATAAGGATGTTGACATTACAAAGGAAATCTATTCGGTTCAAGATGTTGATTTCGACCGTCAG GAACTGCGAAGACTTGTAAGGGAAGTGCATAACGTGCAAGAAAAACTAGTCTCGTCAGAGAAGAATGATGGAGGAGTAGATGCAGCCCTAATTGGTGCCAAAAAGTCTCTCACGGGTTTTCTTCGGACCCTTTCAAAGCAATTACCAA ATTGCCAAACcagtttgcgcgcacctcgactacTTCCGGAGCCCTGA
- the LOC131328812 gene encoding thaumatin-like protein 1b isoform X2, whose product MAQFRLLISLFSLTLPPVFISGVFSSRTFTLQNNCDHPVWPVIFDTGISQLSTTGFVLQTGQSKIINAPSQWNGRFWGRTGCAQNQSTGEFSCVTGDCGTGKLECSGNSGQPPATLVEFSINVSSGLDFYDVSLVDGYNLPILVVPQGGTGDDCKTTGCMVDLNGLCPWDLSVTESEGNGIVACQSPCVRFNKPEYCCTGEYATPNTCKPTLYSESLKRACPLAYSYPYDDETSTFTCASGADYLITFCPSPSTSGGSSSTFKAELFCTLDETF is encoded by the exons ATGGCTCAATTTCGCTTACtaatctctctcttctccctcacACTCCCTCCCGTCTTCATTTCAG GAGTATTTTCATCAAGAACATTCACCCTACAAAACAACTGCGACCACCCCGTATGGCCAGTCATTTTCGATACCGGAATCTCACAGCTCTCCACCACCGGTTTCGTCCTCCAAACAGGCCAGTCAAAGATCATAAACGCCCCGTCCCAATGGAACGGCCGTTTCTGGGGCCGCACCGGCTGCGCCCAAAACCAATCCACCGGTGAATTCTCCTGCGTCACCGGCGATTGTGGCACCGGAAAGCTAGAATGCTCCGGGAACAGCGGCCAGCCGCCCGCCACGCTGGTTGAGTTCAGCATCAACGTCTCCAGCGGGTTGGACTTCTACGATGTCAGCTTAGTCGACGG GTACAACCTCCCGATTCTGGTGGTGCCACAGGGTGGAACAGGGGATGACTGTAAAACCACGGGATGCATGGTAGACTTGAACGGGCTGTGTCCCTGGGATCTGAGCGTGACGGAGTCCGAAGGGAACGGCATTGTGGCATGTCAAAGCCCATGCGTGAGGTTTAACAAACCGGAGTATTGTTGTACCGGCGAGTATGCTACCCCGAACACCTGCAAGCCAACATTGTATTCGGAGTCGTTGAAGAGGGCGTGCCCGCTCGCATACAGCTACCCGTATGATGACGAGACGAGCACGTTCACGTGTGCCAGTGGTGCCGACTATCTCATTACCTTCTGCCCTTCACCAAGCACCAG
- the LOC131328813 gene encoding uncharacterized protein LOC131328813 isoform X3, whose product MAHVIRPLMHGPRWHRHSCSLSTLHDLLRSNSLLAAADIATRRLSSSAVPSSRRYLHFLSPALKRPNAAVPSDLRERSREESDSDAKKSRNEKKREAQRAVRWGMDLASFSTPQIKRILRVASLEPEVFEAIMLVKKLGRDVREGKRRQFNLIGRLLREAEPELMDDLIQATKDGDQRKFQALSGPETLVEEDDEVIEETEDEDEDEGAHSYVDRANRWFDGLINKDVDITKEIYSVQDVDFDRQELRRLVREVHNVQEKLVSSEKNDGGVDAALIGAKKSLTGFLRTLSKQLPNT is encoded by the exons ATGGCTCACGTAATTCGGCCTCTGATGCACGGCCCGCGATGGCACCGCCACTCCtgctctctctctactctccaCGATCTCCTCCGCTCGAACTCACTCCTCGCCGCCGCCGATATTGCCACCCGGCGCCTCTCGTCCTCCGCCGTCCCGTCCTCCCGCCGGTACCTCCATTTCCTTTCGCCAGCTCTCAAGCGACCAAACGCCGCCGTACCGTCCGATTTGCGCGAGAGAAGTAGGGAAGAATCGGATTCCGACGCGAAGAAGAGCCGGAATGAGAAGAAGCGCGAGGCTCAGCGCGCCGTCCGTTGGGGAATGGACCTCGCTTCCTTCTCCACTCCTCAAATCAAACGCATTCTCAG AGTGGCATCGCTTGAGCCAGAGGTGTTCGAAGCAATCATGCTAGTAAAG AAATTAGGTCGTGATGTCCGGGAAGGAAAGCGAAGGCAGTTCAATTTAATAG GTAGACTACTAAGGGAAGCAGAGCCTGAATTGATGGATGATCTGATTCAGGCTACAAAAGATGGTGACCAGCGTAAGtttcaggctttatctggccCAGAAACATTGGTTGAAGAGGATGATGAAGTAATAGAAGAAAcggaagatgaagatgaagatgag GGTGCTCATAGTTACGTTGACAGAGCAAACAGATGGTTTGATGGCCTGATAAATAAGGATGTTGACATTACAAAGGAAATCTATTCGGTTCAAGATGTTGATTTCGACCGTCAG GAACTGCGAAGACTTGTAAGGGAAGTGCATAACGTGCAAGAAAAACTAGTCTCGTCAGAGAAGAATGATGGAGGAGTAGATGCAGCCCTAATTGGTGCCAAAAAGTCTCTCACGGGTTTTCTTCGGACCCTTTCAAAGCAATTACCAA ATACTTAG
- the LOC131328812 gene encoding thaumatin-like protein 1b isoform X1 produces the protein MAQFRLLFSLLSLTLPPLFISGVSSGTFTLLNNCDHPVWPGILSNAGISQLSTTGFVLQTGQSKSLNTPSHWGGRMWGRTHCAQNQSTGEFSCVTGDCGTGKIECAGNNALPPATLFEITLDGYGGLAFYDVSLVDGYNLPMLVVPQGGTGDNCTSTGCSADLNGLCPSELSVTDSEGDGVVACKSACEKFGSSEYCCSGAYATPNTCKPSSYSELFKRACPLAYSYAYDDKTSTFTCAGAADYLITFCPSPSTSKKSSSGSQTPVTPDSPATATPNSPSSIDSTMVYEGALDSSSASSLSSSPSTLFLHVFRSHPVGGAVAIVSALWRLMMMTHHF, from the exons ATGGCTCAATTTCGCTTactattctctctcctctcccttaCACTCCCTCCCCTCTTCATTTCAG GAGTTTCATCAGGAACATTCACGCTACTAAACAACTGCGACCACCCTGTCTGGCCGGGCATTCTATCGAACGCCGGAATCTCGCAGCTCTCCACCACCGGTTTCGTCCTCCAAACAGGCCAGTCGAAGAGCTTAAACACCCCGTCCCACTGGGGCGGCCGTATGTGGGGCCGCACCCACTGCGCCCAAAACCAATCCACCGGTGAATTCTCCTGCGTCACCGGCGATTGCGGCACCGGAAAGATAGAATGCGCCGGGAACAACGCCCTGCCGCCCGCCACGCTGTTTGAGATCACCCTCGACGGCTACGGCGGGTTGGCCTTCTATGACGTCAGCTTGGTCGACGG GTACAACCTCCCGATGCTGGTGGTGCCGCAGGGTGGAACGGGGGACAACTGCACAAGCACGGGATGCTCGGCGGACTTGAACGGCCTGTGTCCGTCGGAGCTGAGCGTGACGGATTCCGAAGGTGACGGCGTCGTGGCATGCAAGAGCGCGTGCGAGAAGTTTGGGAGCTCGGAGTATTGCTGCAGCGGCGCGTACGCCACCCCGAACACCTGCAAGCCGTCGTCGTATTCGGAGTTGTTTAAGAGGGCGTGCCCGCTCGCGTACAGCTACGCGTATGATGACAAGACGAGCACTTTCACGTGTGCCGGTGCCGCCGACTATCTCATTACCTTCTGCCCTTCACCAAGCACCAG CAAGAAGTCATCGTCGGGAAGTCAAACTCCGGTGACGCCCGACTCGCCGGCCACCGCGACGCCCAACTCGCCGTCGTCCATCGACAGCACCATGGTGTACGAAGGCGCACTGGATTCCAGCAGCGCGTCATCGCTATCATCCTCGCCGTCCACGTTGTTCCTCCACGTGTTTCGATCTCACCCCGTCGGCGGTGCCGTCGCCATCGTCTCAGCTCTCTGGCGGTTGATGATGATGACTCACCACTTCTAA
- the LOC131328812 gene encoding thaumatin-like protein 1b isoform X4, which yields MAQFRLLFSLLSLTLPPLFISGVFSSRTFTLQNNCDHPVWPVIFDTGISQLSTTGFVLQTGQSKIINAPSQWNGRFWGRTGCAQNQSTGEFSCVTGDCGTGKLECSGNSGQPPATLVEFSINVSSGLDFYDVSLVDGYNLPILVVPQGGTGDDCKTTGCMVDLNGLCPWDLSVTESEGNGIVACQSPCVRFNKPEYCCTGEYATPNTCKPTLYSESLKRACPLAYSYPYDDETSTFTCASGADYLITFCPSPSTSGGSSSTFKAELFCTLDETF from the exons ATGGCTCAATTTCGCTTactattctctctcctctcccttaCACTCCCTCCCCTCTTCATTTCAG GAGTATTTTCATCAAGAACATTCACCCTACAAAACAACTGCGACCACCCCGTATGGCCAGTCATTTTCGATACCGGAATCTCACAGCTCTCCACCACCGGTTTCGTCCTCCAAACAGGCCAGTCAAAGATCATAAACGCCCCGTCCCAATGGAACGGCCGTTTCTGGGGCCGCACCGGCTGCGCCCAAAACCAATCCACCGGTGAATTCTCCTGCGTCACCGGCGATTGTGGCACCGGAAAGCTAGAATGCTCCGGGAACAGCGGCCAGCCGCCCGCCACGCTGGTTGAGTTCAGCATCAACGTCTCCAGCGGGTTGGACTTCTACGATGTCAGCTTAGTCGACGG GTACAACCTCCCGATTCTGGTGGTGCCACAGGGTGGAACAGGGGATGACTGTAAAACCACGGGATGCATGGTAGACTTGAACGGGCTGTGTCCCTGGGATCTGAGCGTGACGGAGTCCGAAGGGAACGGCATTGTGGCATGTCAAAGCCCATGCGTGAGGTTTAACAAACCGGAGTATTGTTGTACCGGCGAGTATGCTACCCCGAACACCTGCAAGCCAACATTGTATTCGGAGTCGTTGAAGAGGGCGTGCCCGCTCGCATACAGCTACCCGTATGATGACGAGACGAGCACGTTCACGTGTGCCAGTGGTGCCGACTATCTCATTACCTTCTGCCCTTCACCAAGCACCAG